The Alteriqipengyuania halimionae genome contains a region encoding:
- a CDS encoding threonine ammonia-lyase, with the protein MTDQTATSHEGLTLDTIRAAAERIEGQVVRTPTRHSRTLSEITGANVWLKFENQQFTASYKERGALNALLQLDRTEAKRGVIAASAGNHSQGLSYHGTRQEIPVTIVMPKSTPTIKIRQTEMVGGNVELFGETFDEAYAHALELEKERNLTFVHPFDDPAVASGQGTVALEMLEDAPELDMLAIPIGGGGLSSGMATAAKALKPGIEVVGVEAQLYPALYNTLNGTDLPIGGDSIAEGIAVKEPGRFTRKVLADLLDDLVLVDEGQIESAIALLLTIEKTVAEGAGASGLAALMQHKEKFAGRNVGIPICGGNIDTRLLANVLLRDLVRKGRFARLRIMLTDRPGELFRVMKLVAEANVNIIDVIHHRVFTALPAKDSMTDVECEARDREQLDGLIQRLRDEGFKVSRVEVDQRPD; encoded by the coding sequence ATGACCGATCAGACTGCCACTTCGCACGAAGGCTTGACCCTCGACACCATCCGCGCCGCCGCCGAGCGGATCGAAGGGCAGGTCGTGCGCACGCCGACCCGCCATTCGCGCACGCTGAGCGAGATTACCGGCGCCAATGTTTGGCTGAAATTCGAAAACCAGCAATTCACCGCCAGCTACAAAGAGCGCGGCGCACTGAACGCGCTGCTCCAGCTCGACCGGACCGAAGCGAAGCGCGGAGTTATCGCCGCCTCGGCCGGCAATCACTCGCAGGGCCTCAGCTATCACGGGACGCGGCAGGAAATCCCGGTCACCATCGTGATGCCCAAATCGACGCCCACGATCAAAATCCGCCAGACCGAGATGGTCGGCGGCAATGTCGAACTCTTCGGCGAGACCTTCGACGAAGCCTATGCGCATGCGCTTGAACTGGAAAAGGAGCGCAACCTCACTTTCGTCCACCCGTTCGACGATCCGGCGGTCGCATCGGGGCAGGGCACGGTCGCGCTCGAAATGCTCGAAGACGCGCCCGAACTCGACATGCTGGCGATCCCGATCGGTGGCGGCGGCCTTTCTTCTGGCATGGCGACCGCGGCCAAGGCGCTGAAGCCGGGGATCGAGGTCGTGGGCGTCGAAGCGCAGCTCTATCCCGCGCTCTACAACACGCTCAACGGCACCGACTTGCCGATCGGCGGTGATTCGATCGCCGAGGGGATCGCGGTCAAGGAGCCGGGCCGCTTCACCCGCAAGGTGCTAGCCGACCTGCTCGACGATCTCGTGCTGGTCGATGAAGGCCAGATCGAAAGCGCGATCGCCTTGCTGCTGACGATCGAGAAGACCGTCGCCGAAGGGGCCGGCGCCAGCGGGCTGGCGGCATTGATGCAGCACAAGGAAAAGTTCGCCGGTCGCAATGTCGGGATCCCCATCTGCGGCGGCAATATCGACACCCGCCTGCTGGCAAACGTCCTGCTGCGCGATCTGGTGCGCAAGGGCCGCTTCGCGCGGTTGCGGATCATGCTGACCGATCGTCCGGGCGAACTGTTCCGCGTGATGAAATTGGTGGCCGAGGCCAACGTCAACATCATCGACGTGATCCATCACCGCGTCTTCACCGCGCTTCCGGCCAAGGATTCGATGACCGACGTCGAATGCGAGGCGCGCGATCGCGAACAGCTCGACGGACTGATCCAGCGCCTGCGCGACGAAGGCTTCAAGGTCAGCCGGGTGGAAGTCGACCAGCGGCCCGACTGA
- a CDS encoding NAD(P)-dependent oxidoreductase translates to MTDSKRICFLGLGTMGGPMARHLASAGHEVIVYNRSDARADAWLAQDDSGAIRVDTPAMGASGADAVIACVGRDADVEEVFLGADGALAAMDDGALLIDHTTVSAQLARRLAEQASAKAVHAIDAPVSGGQAGAEQGKLAIMCGGSEEAFALARPLMQAYSARIVHVGPPGAGQAAKMANQICIAGILAGLSEAVRFTQAQDIDPDKVFEAISGGAAQSWQMDNRWASMMAGEFDHGFAIDWMRKDLKLALDEADAVGVPLAVTALVDQFYAEIQALGGGRQDTSALVRRIAPGTGKQE, encoded by the coding sequence ATGACCGACAGCAAGCGCATCTGTTTCCTGGGGCTGGGCACGATGGGCGGGCCGATGGCACGCCATCTCGCCTCCGCCGGGCACGAGGTAATCGTCTACAACCGCAGTGACGCGCGCGCCGATGCCTGGCTGGCGCAGGACGATAGCGGCGCGATCCGCGTCGACACGCCGGCCATGGGCGCCTCGGGCGCGGACGCGGTGATCGCCTGCGTGGGCCGCGATGCGGATGTGGAAGAGGTGTTCCTCGGTGCCGACGGCGCGCTTGCGGCAATGGACGACGGCGCCTTGCTGATCGACCACACCACCGTCTCGGCGCAACTCGCGCGCAGGCTGGCCGAGCAGGCATCGGCGAAGGCGGTCCATGCAATCGACGCCCCGGTCTCGGGCGGCCAGGCCGGCGCCGAACAGGGCAAGCTCGCGATCATGTGCGGAGGCAGCGAGGAAGCATTCGCGCTCGCCCGCCCGCTCATGCAGGCCTATTCCGCACGGATCGTCCATGTCGGCCCGCCCGGCGCAGGCCAGGCCGCCAAGATGGCCAACCAGATCTGCATTGCGGGCATCCTCGCCGGTCTGTCCGAAGCCGTCCGGTTCACGCAAGCGCAAGACATCGATCCCGACAAGGTGTTCGAGGCCATATCGGGCGGCGCGGCGCAGAGCTGGCAGATGGACAATCGCTGGGCCAGCATGATGGCAGGCGAATTCGACCACGGCTTCGCGATCGACTGGATGCGCAAGGATCTGAAACTGGCGCTCGACGAAGCCGACGCCGTCGGCGTGCCGCTCGCGGTGACCGCGCTGGTCGATCAGTTTTATGCCGAAATACAGGCGCTGGGTGGCGGCCGGCAGGATACGAGTGCGCTGGTCCGCCGGATCGCGCCGGGAACGGGTAAGCAGGAGTGA